One stretch of Punica granatum isolate Tunisia-2019 chromosome 5, ASM765513v2, whole genome shotgun sequence DNA includes these proteins:
- the LOC116208857 gene encoding uncharacterized protein LOC116208857 has protein sequence MASAVAADAPLKPLRQQYVVVMRHGDRIDNFEPLWVSTAARPWDPPLIQDGRVRAFCAGRKIRTQLGFPIHRAFVSPFLRCIQTAAEVVSALCAVDDDPNATNSDGVSIDPSKLKVSIEYGLCEMLNREAIRIPPKDGEWGFNLSELESMLPEGTLDHTVERVYKELPQWEETVLGARNRYAQIIKELADKHPSENLLLVTHAEGVGVAVSAFLEGITVYEVDYCTFAQLRRSISSQEPSLAAGEFEVLNPGQTGIRYMPSSSIADGAI, from the exons ATGGCGTCCGCCGTCGCCGCCGACGCCCCGTTGAAACCTCTGCGTCAGCAGTACGTCGTCGTGATGCGCCACGGCGACCGCATCGACAACTTCGAGCCGCTTTGGGTGTCCACCGCCGCCCGCCCTTGGGACCCGCCCCTCATCCAGGACGGCCGGGTCCGTGCCTTCTGCGCCGGCCGGAAGATCCGCACTCAGCTCGGGTTCCCGATCCACCGCGCCTTCGTTTCCCCGTTCCTCAGGTGCATTCAGACGGCCGCCGAGGTGGTGTCGGCCCTCTGCGCCGTCGACGACGACCCCAACGCAACTAACTCCGACGGTGTCTCCATTGATCCTTCAAAGCTCAAG GTCTCCATTGAATATGGGCTGTGTGAGATGTTGAACAGGGAAGCCATCAGGATTCCTCCTAAAGATGGGGAGTGGGGTTTTAATTTATCTGAGCTTGAGTCCATGTTGCCAGAAGGGACTCTTGATCATACTGTCGAACGAGTCTACAAAGAg CTGCCGCAATGGGAAGAGACTGTCCTGGGGGCTAGAAATAGATATGCTCAAATCATAAAGGAGCTTGCAGATAAACATCCTTCGGAAAATTTGCTGCTTGTCACCCATG CCGAAGGAGTTGGGGTTGCAGTTTCAGCATTCTTGGAAGGCATCACAGTATATGAAGTTGATTATTGCACATTCGCTCAGCTAAGAAGGTCGATTTCTTCACAAGAACCTTCACTTGCTGCAGGAGAATTTGAGGTGTTGAATCCCGGGCAAACCGGCATCAGGTATATGCCCTCGAGCAGCATTGCAGACGGGGCCATCTaa
- the LOC116208858 gene encoding uncharacterized protein LOC116208858 has product MAETNLASGKVLCVKRKEDIRQFEATEDCFILDSDPFDTIDLCKISLESSEELDRTGIAVLAEKGQVACRDYPHPRHLCQKFPFATTAHQSYCEQCYCCICDMAEPCESWTLPKSGHCHATREIAP; this is encoded by the exons ATGGCCGAAACTAATCTGGCGTCCGGCAAAGTATTATGCgtaaagagaaaagaagataTCAGGCAGTTCGAAGCGACAGAGGACTGCTTCATCTTGGATTCCGATCCCTTCGACACAATCGACCTTTGTAAAATCTCTCTCGAATCATCGGAGGAACTGGACCGGACCGGCATTGCTGTTCTAGCTGAGAAAGGCCAG GTTGCCTGTAGAGACTATCCGCACCCGAGGCATCTGTGCCAGAAATTCCCGTTTGCGACAACGGCCCATCAGAGCTACTGTGAGCAG TGCTATTGTTGCATATGCGATATGGCCGAGCCGTGCGAGTCCTGGACACTTCCAAAGTCGGGCCATTGTCATGCTACGAGAGAAATAGCTCCCTGA